The nucleotide window CGGTGCTCGTCCAGCCAGGCGCGGAAGTCGGCGGCGGTCTGCTTCGCGCGGGCGGTGGCGTCGGTGGAGAAACCGGCTTCGATGACCTCGTCGGTGCTGAACTCGTCGATGAGCTGCTCGGCGGCCTTCTTCAGCGCGGACAGTTTGTCCCGCAGGTGCTCGTTGGACAGCGGCTGCAGTGCGGTGCGGATGAGCTGCTCCTGCGCGGCGGCGATCTCCTCACCGGTGGGCTCACCGGGCTCCTCGCGGTCGGCGCGCGCGGCGACGGCGGCGTCGAAGGCGCGGTCAGGGTTGACCGCGGCGATCATGTCGTGCGCCAGCTCGGCGACCGACAGACCGCCGCTGACCTCGGCGACCTCGGTGCGGTCCTCGTCAGTGAGCTGCTTGTCCAGCCGGATCAGCCGGGACCCGAGGGAGGAGGCGAGGTCGGCGGTAGCGACGCCGAGGGCGGCCTGGTGCAGCAGCTTGTCGAAGCCGACCCGCGGCTGGCGTTCCAGGGGCGTGGTGTCGTTGAGGTCGGTCTCGGTGACCCCGACGGCGTCGACAAGCACGAAGTGCGTCTTGGTCGTGGCATCCGGCGTGACGGAGCGGAAGTCGGCGGGCTCGATGACACGAACGCCGCGGCCCTTCATCTGCTCGAAGAAGTTCCTGCTTTTCACGCTGCGCAGGAACATGACGCACTCGAGCGGCTTGATGTCGGTACCGGTGGCGATCATGTCGACCGTCACCGCGATGCGCGGGTTGTAGCTGTTGCGGAAGTCCGACAGCAGCTGCTCGGGCTTGGCACCGGTGGTCTTGTAGGTGATCTTCACGGCGAACTCGTTGGGCCGGTCGAACTCCTGCCGCAGCATCTGCACGATGCGGTCGGCGTGCGCGTCGTCTTTGGCGAAGATCAGCGTCTTGGGCACCTCGCGGCGACCGGGGAAGATCTCGGTGAACAGCCGGTCGCGGAAGGTGCGCACCACGGTGCGCAGCTGGTCCTCGGCGACAACAGCCCGGTCGAGCTGCTTGGCGTCGTAGACGTAGTCGTCTTGCAGCGCGACCAGCCGGGTCTGCCCGGACAGTCGGTCACGGAACTGCACGACGGTCTCCCCGTCGGCCTCGACGACCGAGCCGGAGGTGCCGATGCGGGTGCGGATGCGGTACACCTCGAAGTCGACGTTGACCTTGTCGGCGACGGCCTGCTCGTGGGTGTAGCTGAAGACCAGGTTCTGGTCCATGAACCCCAGCGTCTGCTTGCTGGGGGTAGCGGTGAGCCCGACCAGGTGGGCGTCGAAGTACTCCAGTACCTGCCGCCACACCCCGTAGATGGACCGGTGGCACTCATCGACCAGCAGCAGGTCGAACGCCTCCACCGGCACTGCGGGGTTGTAGTCGACGGTGGGCAGGTCGCCGGCCGGCAGGTCCTCGATGGAGGTCTCGTCCAGCTCGGGGTCAAGCTCGGGTTCGCCGGACAGGATGCTGTAGAGCCGCTGGATGGTGGTGATGACCACCTGTGCGGCCGGGTCGATCTTGTTGGAGCTCAGCAGCTGCACCGTGTACAGGTCGGTGAACTTCCGCCCGGTGTCGGGAGTGACGAACGTTTGGAACTCCCGCAGCGTCTGCCGGCCCAGATTGCCCCGGTCGACCAGGAAGACGACCCGCTGCGCGCCGGCGAACTTCAGCATCCGGTAGGTCTCCGCGGCGGCGGTGAACGTCTTGCCCGCACCGGTGGCCATCTGCACCAGCGCGCGCGGCCGGTCAGCGGCCAGCGAAGCCTCCAGGGCGAGGATCGAGTCGTACTGCGCCGGGCGCAGCCCCACCCTGTCCAGCGGAGGAAGGTGGCGCAGCCCGCCGCGAAAGGTGGCGGTCGCCGGCTGGGTGCGGAACCGCTGCACCCAGCGGGCCAGGGTCTCCGGGCGGTGGAACCAGTGCACCTCACGGGAGCGCGGCACCGGGTCGTAGCGGTTGGTGAAGCGCGTCTCCGCACCGGTGGACTCATAGGCGAACGGCAGCGGGCGCCCCACGGCGGGGATGCCGTCGGGCACACCGTCGGCGTACTTGCCCGACTGCGTCTCCACGCCGATGAGTGAGGTGCCGACCTTCTTGGCCTCCAGCACGCCGACGGCCTCACCGTCGACGAACAGCAGGTAGTCCGCGCGGCCGTGGCCGCGGGCCAACTCGAACTCGCGGACAGCCACACCACGGCCGGCCAGCCGGTTGATCTGCCGGTAGTCCTGCACGATCCAGCCCGCAGCGGTGAGCATCTCGTCGATGCGGCGCCGCGCGTGTCCTTCCGGACCGACGTAGGTATCAGTGGTGACCACGGCGGACGCGCACCTCCCCGTTGACGCAGCCGGACGCCGTCTTGGCGTTGCCGTCTGCGGCGTTGGAGGCTACCCGTCACCGGTGCACTGCTGTGCGTGCTGATGGGCCGCGTGTCCGTGGCGAGAGTCGCGGCGGTGGGTGGATCACCTCCTGTCGTGCCGGTCTGACTCTCGCCACGGTCGCGGTGCCGTGGTCCGGTCGATGTGGGTGTCGCTGTGGAGTTGTCGAGGTGCGGTGGGTCGGCTCGGTTGCGATCAGGCTTCCGGTGCCGCCCGCAGGTGAAGGTGCGCCACCGGGGGCGGTCGTCAATCGAGGCGGGTCAGGTTGTGTCGCCTGGACGGGCGGCCAGCGCACCGGCATCGGTCAGGTCGACAATCAGCTGCTTGGTGGCCAGCGTGAGGCGCGTGGCGTCGGCGACCCAGACGACCGCAGCCAGCAGCCGTTCCTCCGGGGAGATGTTGGCCAGCCGCTGGCGGGCATCGGCGTCGGCGTGCACGAGGTCGCCGTACAGGAAGTCGCGCGCGATCTGGCGGTCGTTGCGGAACTGGCCGGCGGTGAAGTTGGGCTCCTTGCTGACCGCAACGGCCCACCGGTAGCTCTTGTCGAAGGTGCGCCAGGCCTCCTTCAAGGCCTTGATCGTGGCCTTGTGCTCATTGCCGGCGGACCGGGCAAGGCCACCGATTGCGTTGGTGACCTTGCCGTAGAACACGGGGTCGTCCTGCAGGAACAGGGGGCGGACCCGTGTGGCCGCGGATTCGATGTCGGCTTCTCGCGGTACTTGTCGCTGGATGCTCCAGCGCACTGCGCCGTCGAGTACCGAGGCGATCAACTTCATGGTAGTGCCGACGGTCGCCAGATCCTCGCGACGGGCGATCTCGCTGCTGAGCACCCGCTCAGCGCGGTCAAGGAACTCGTCGAGCGTGTACCACCATCTACCGATCTGGATGGCCGGGCTGGTCACGCCCCCACTCTGCCCGCCAGGGTCGAGCAGCACGAGGCCTGGGCGGTCACCGACGCCGCGTGCGTCCACACCACCGACAACCCGCACCCCGGCGACTGCCGCCTGTGCCGCCGCAAGCCGGGGGACGGCAGCGCCGCGGCGTCCTGACCGTTGGCACCACGCCTCGGCCGGGGCTGCGCACCCCTTCACAGGTCCAGGTGACGCCAACGCCTGCCCAGGCCTGAGATGCGGGTACGGAGGGCGGTCTACAAGGAAGTCACGTCGCCGGAAACCACTCCGCCGCCCGCACACGCCCGGCGAACACCCACTCACCGTCGACGCAGGTCGTGGCCGCTCCGGTGGAATCCACGCGGTAGCGGCCGCCGCTGCGCCGGACCGCCCGAAGCCGCTTGCGAACCTCTTCGGCGCAACCAGCGTCGATCTGCGAGGCCAACCACGCGCCGTCGGGATGTCTCTGGATCCCGGCCCTCGTGACGGAGTACCGGTTGCCCCCCGGCGGGTGCGGAGTTCCGATCGGGGGGTCGTTGAACTGGGTGTCTTCTGCGTCGCGCACCACCGGCCCGAGGTAGGTGAGCACCCCGTCGACGTACGTCGTGGCGTCCCCGTCGTCGTCGATCCACACCCGGCCGCCTTCAGGCCGAATCTGGAGGAACGCGTCGACGAGGCGTTCGACCTCGGGACGAGGCCATAGTTCGTCCAGCGACAGCCGCCCGTCGTAGGTGACCAACGACCGGCGGGCACGGGACAGGGTCCAGACGTCCTCGCCGCGCGGATACGGCCATTCCTTGCCCGGCGGAGGAACGGTGACCTCCCCCGCCGGGCTGTCAGCTCCTGCACCCCCCTGCGTGTCGGTGAGATCCGCAAGCAGGCTCCGCAGCTGCTCGAGAAGGTCCGCCAGCGATTCCTGATCAGGGTCGGTGAGCGCTTCACCGAACGCGACGGTTCCGGCCAGGTTCTCCCGGTCCGTCTCCGCCTCACCGGACTGCCGCTGCGCCTCCGTAATGGTTCGGTTGTGTGCCTCTAGCTGCTCTTGCAGGGCCGCGCGCTGCATCTCGGACTCAGCCAGGCGCTTGGCCTGATCCGCCGCCTGCTTCTCGGCAACGGCGAGCTGCTGCTGCAACTCGTCCGTCAGGGTGGAGTTGGCCGCAGCTGTCCTCAACTGCGTGCGCAGCGCTTCGGCGCGGGCTGCGAGATCGTCCTGCGCGGTGACGGCTGCCTTGAGCGCGTCCTCGGTCCTCATCAGCTCGTCATGGGTGCGTTCGCGTGCAGCGTCGGCCGACGCAAGCTGCTCGCGCAGGCGAGCCGCCTCCGCGACAGCCCGGTCGGCCTGCTCCTGTAGGTCCTGCATCGCCCGCGTCGACAGCTGCGCGCCGCTGCTACCCGCCGCGGACAGCGCCTCAGCCTCACGGGCGACAGCCTGAAGCCTGTCCCGACAGTCCAGCTGTAACGTCCTGGCCAAGAACAGCAGATGACCGATGTCGCTTTGCACGTCACGTACGTCAGCGGGCTCGTCCGGATGCGCGAAGCGGTTCCTGACCCGGACCGCAGCACGCAGTGCGCGGTCGACGTTGGCAGTCATCGGGACACCCAACGCGGCGCGAAAGGTCGGACGTGTCTCCCGCAGATCGCCATCGCCGACGATGCACTGCGCGTAGCTCGCCATGTCCCGCCGCGCGAAGCGACCACGCTTCGCCCGTACCTGCGTTGACCACTCCGAGCCGAACTCGGCTTCAAGGTGTGGCTCGAGTCGGACCTTGAGGGCGTCACCGAGGAGCAGCAATCCCTGGTCGATCAAGGCCCGCCCACGGGCTTCAGCACCGCCATCCAGGCCGTCACGACTCAACACCCACTGAGTGTCAGATGTCCGCACCCGGAGCCGCGCCTTCGACACTCGGCTTCACCCGATCGTGCCCAAGCCTTTCAGCAGCTGCCCCCCACCCGGTGTTCGTCGGTCGGAAGGCGCCCGGTTATTCGGAGTCCTGTACCTGCAACCGGCTTTCTAGGTCGGCCAACCGCTGTGTCAGAACCGCGACCTGCCGCGTCAGTTCTTCAATGCGCTCTGCGGCCCTGACCGCAGGGTCACTGTCCGCTGTGCCCACAGGCGCAGCTTCCGCCGGTGCTCGTGCTGACGCGAGAGCACCAATGAGCCCCAGTACCCCACCGGCCTTGCCACCAATCAGGCCGCCCACGAGTGGAGCCCCGTGGGCTACGACAGGCGAGTCCATCGCGAGGAGTGTCGCGGCGATCGACTTCGCCCGCGTTCGGCGCTTGTCCGGATCGCCCTCGGCCGCCACCCAGCCCGCGGCGAGAAGCTCGTCTGGCGAGACCTTCAACGCCTCCGCGAGCTTGTTCAGCGTCAGTGGACTCGGGCTGCGCTCACCTGTTTCGATCTTCAGCACTGTGGAGCGGCTCATGCCCGCCAAGCGCGCGAGCGCCTCCCGAGATAGGCCGGCTCTGATCCGCGCGACTTCGAGGGCGTGCGGAAGCCCGCGCTGTGCCTCCTCGCTCTCCGGCTGGACCGCCGATCGTCGGGTGCGCGGTTCGCTTGACATGTCCGCAACTGTACGCGACCCTCCCGGTCAGCACTGGTCCGCAACCGTCCGCAGGAGACCGTCATGATCATCTATGAAGCGCAGCACGAGTCGGAGCCGGCCCCCAAGGGAGGCGTGGCAGCCGGCCAGCGCTACACCACCCGCATCTACGACATGCCCGTAGTGGGAAAGCCGCTGCGGCAGGTCCGTGAGCTCGCTGACTCCCTGCGCCCCACGGACGAAGACACCTGGGGTGTGCGCGCCGGCAAAAACTTGGCCCGGGGCAGCATCGTCGCCGGGACCACCGGCGTCGTCATGATCGCCGTCCTCTGACGGACCGAAACGAACGGGAAAGCTATGTCATCAGGGCAGCGCTGCGGCCACTGCAGGAGCGAGGGGCACAACATCCGGACCTGTCCGGGCTTCCGAGCGGAACTGCACGAGGCGCAACAGGACATCACGATCACGCGGCGCGCGGTTGCACGGCTCCGCGACATGTTCCGACAGAAGAACGAACGGATCTACGACCTCGAACTCGAGGTAGTAGATCTCCAAAGCACGGTCCGCGACCAAGAAGCAAAGATCACCAAGCTGGAGTCGGAGCTGGCCGCAGCGCACGTGGTCGTTGCGACGCAGGACAGCCTGATCGACGCGTACGCAAACGAGGTTGAGGCCCTCCGCAACCAGTTGGTCGAAGCGAAGAGCGTCCTCGCATCGTTGAGCCGTCGGTGACCTGGCGTAGCTGTCAGCTTTGACCGCAGGTAGTGCCCCCGTCTCCATGAGGCGGGGGCACACCCGGGTGAGCCAACGCCGCGGCTCTTCGACCCTTGCCGTCGACCATTAGCCAGGCTAACCAGAAGCCGTTCCAACTCGGTCGCTCCAGCGCTCCACGAAGCGCAGCTCCGCGTCCCACGAAGCGCCCTATGGACCGTCCGCCGACGACGCGAACGAGCAGGTAAGGGGATTTTCTGCATCCACCAGAGGCCCGGCCCGCCCAGTGTCCCAGAGTCACAGCCGGGTGATCAGCAGGACGACGACGGCGGTGGGCACCAGGCCGGGCAGCGGCGAGCCGAGGCAGCCCGGCCGGTCGGAAGAGGAACAGCGCCTCCGGCTGCCCGGACACCCACGGTCAGCCCTGGCACACCCGGCCGAGCAGGTCCTGCAGCAGGGCCCGCTGGCCGTCGTCCAGCGGCAGCGGCACGGGCACAGGCGCACCCTCCCCCACCTCGACCAGCAGCGGGAAGACGAACGGCTGCTTGGTCTCCGCGAGGGCGTGCGGGTCGCACGTCGCCGGCCGGAACACCACCGGCAGCCGGAGCTCCGCGGCACCCGCGGCCAGCGTGGCCGGCAGGGGCACCGACAGCGCGGACTCGAGGACCACACTGCGCTGGAGCGCCGACACGACGACCGGGTCGGCGCCGGGCCCCCGGGTGAGCACCACCTCGCCGGTCACCGTGTCGCCGGCGGCTGCCAGCCCCTCGACCGACACCGGGGCCGCATCGGTCACCGCCTCGACCCGGCACAGCTCGGCGTGCACCTCACCCAGCACCGGCCCGGCCAGCGGCACCCGCACCTGCTCGGCCGGCCCGCCGTCTCGGGACACCGTCAACCGGGCGGTGACCGGGTCGGGCGACGCGGAGCAGACGACGGGGCCGAACCGGGCGGTGAGGTCGTACCGGCGCCCGGGGGCGAAGTCCTGCGTCAGCTCTCGCACCGGCACCTCGGCGAACCCGGGCGAGTCCAGCTGCACCGAGGTGACGGTGAAGGGCGTCGTCCCGGTGTTGGTCAGGCGCACCTGGAAGCTGTCGCCGATCGCCACGTCGCTGCGGTGCCGGAACGACTCCGCGGCCATGCCGGGGACGTCCGGCACAGCCGCGGGCGGTGAGCTCACGGCCGCGGACGGAGGAGGCGCGACGTCCGCGGCGGCACACCCGGCGAGCAGCAGGACGACCGCCGCCCACCCCACGCCGCCTCGCACGGAGGCAGCGTAGGGGCGGTCAGCTCACTTCGGGGAGTGCCGGTTCGGCAGCCGCCCGAACGCCCGGCCGGCCTCGTACTTCACCTCGAGCTTCTCCTGCGCCGACGCCGTGGGGCCGCGCCGCGGCTCACCGTTGGACAGGTCGAACGCCGAGCCGTGCCACGGACAGACCAGGCAGGCCGCGCCGCGCACCTCCTCCACCGTGCCGTCGGACAGCGGCCCGCCGACGTGGGCGCAGGCGTCGATGAAGGCGTCGACGGTCAGCCCGCGGCGGACGACGGCCAGCGCGACCGGCGTCCCCTGGCCCTCACCGGTGCGCTGGGTGGGGCGCCCCTCGGGCAGGTCGTCGAGCGGGCCCAGGTCGATCCAGTCGGTGGTGAGCTGGCGCGCCTCGACGACGGCGTGGTTCGCCCCGGAGGACTGCGCGTAGGACATGTGCCCGCCGATCGCGGCCGAGCCACTGGCAAGCAGGAGGCCGCTGTAGGACAGCACCCGGCCCATCGTCCCGTTGCCCTTGCCGCGGGCCACCAGCGAGCCGACGTACAGACCGAGGGCCCCGATGTTGGCGACGGCGTGCAGCCCACCGAGGCGGCGCACCGCGTCGTCCTGCTCCGACCAGTCGGCCGCACCGGCCAGCGCGGCGGGGATGCTGCCGGCCACCCCGGCGCCGATCATGGCGGTGGCCGCGGGCCGGGTCGCGGGCGTCAGGTCGAGCAGCCCGGCGGACAGCCACGTGCCCACCGGCACCATGGCCAGGATCGGGTGCAGCGGGTGGCCCAGCCAGGTGCCGTGCAGCAGGTCCTTGAACGCCTGGGGCCGCAGCGTCTTGTTCACCGCTGCGCGTGCGGCCTCCAGCTGCTTGTCGAACGTCGGCACCTCGGAGAGGCGGTCCAGCACACCGAACAGGCTCATGCGCGGCCCTTACCCGTTGAGCGGCAGCGGAACCGGCCCGCTCACGAGGCCGCGGTCCAGTCGGCCCCCTCGGCGAGCAGCGCGATGGCGGCGGCGCCGACCGCGTCGACGTCGGCGGCCACCCGGCCCACCAGCGCCAGCGGGTCCATCGCCGTGGGACACGTGCACAGCAGCCCGGTGAGCCGGTCGGCCGCGGCGGCGAGGCGCTGCCGGCCGGGCAGTGCGACCTCCTCCGGGTCGCCCTGCGCGCCGGGCCAGGCGGTCCCGGCCTCCGCACACAAGCCGGGGAGCCGGCGCAGCACGGCCGCCGCGGTCGCCGCGGTGCGCCAGGCCGCCCCCTCGGCCAGCGTGGGCGCACACCCGAGGGTGGCCTCGGCCCAGCGGAGCAGCCCCAGCACCTCCGACCAGAGGACGTCGGACACCACGTCGCCGGCGGCGCCGCCGGCCGGGGAGCGGTGCGCGCGTACCAGCACGCCGCCCATGGCGGGGTCGAAGAGCCAGGGACGCCGGGGGCTGCTGGTCATGCGGACACCGTGACCGACGACCCCGACAGTTCCGTGGCAGCACGCTGTGACCTGATCGTGACCACTCTCCGTGAGCGACGTCACCGTGTGTGCGCAACGGACACCGGGAATTCACAACCGTCCCAGTAGATTGGGGACAGAGCGGGGCTGCGCCACCCACGGCCGCGACCCTGCCCGCCCGTCCATCGAGGAGAACCCCGTGACCTGCCCGTCCCTGCTCCGCCGCCCCGGCCTGCGTGCCGCGGCCGACGAGGGACGGACCGACGTCGTCACCGGGCTCCAGCACGGACACCACCTGGTCGGCGCGCTGCGGACCCGGGTGCGGGCCGACGACGCCCGGGCGCAGTTCGTCCGCTACGTCGTGGTCGGCGTCGTCTCCAGCGCGCTGTACGCGGTCACCTTCATCGCCCTCGCCGGGTTCGGCGACCAGACCGCGAACCTGGTGGGTGCCGTCGCCTCCACCCTGCTGGCCAACGAGATGCACCGGCGGCTCACCTTCCACGCCGGCCAGCAGGTCTCCTGGCTCACCGCCCAGTGGGAGGGCGGCGGCCTGGCCGCCATCGGCCTGGTCGCGACCTCCCTGACGCTGGCCGGGGTGCACGCACTGATCGGCGACGTCGGCACGGTGGGCCAGCTCGCGCTCATCGCCGCGGTGACCGGTGCGATCGGCCTCGTGCGGTTCGTGGCGCTGCGCAGCTGGGTCTTCACCAGCGCCTCGCACTCCTGACCGCCCCGCCGTCCTGACCCCGGCGGCCTCCCCCGCGGCACGGCCGTGCGGCCCTACGCTGCCGGCATGTCGATCCCGCGCGGCCGCGCTCCCCGGACCCTCGTCGGCGCCGCAGCCGGCCTGCTGCTCCTGCTGCCGCTGAGCGCCTGCAGCTCGGAGAACGTCTCCTGCTCCGGCAAGCAGTGCACCGCGACGCTGAGCGGGGCGGGCGCCGAGGCGAGCTTCTTCGGCAACGACCTGGCGTTCGTGGGCACGCAGGACGGCCGGGCCTCGATCTCCGTCGGCGACACCACTTACTCCTGCACGCAGGGCGAGAGCCTGTCCGCCGGCCCGCTGTCGCTGACCTGCACCACGGTCACCGACGACTCGCTGGAGATCACCGCCGCCCTCGGCTGAGCCCCCGCGACACCCCGCTGGGGGGATGTGGAGGACCGGGTGCAGGGACGCCCCGGGCACTCATGTATGGTTCTCCCTGCCTCCAGCGAGCACGAGCCCTCATCGTCTAGTGGTCCAGGACGCCGCCCTTTCAAGGCGGTAGCACGGGTTCGAACCCCGTTGGGGGCACGCAGTACACAGCTCCACAGTCTGGCCCTGTAGCGCAGTTGGTTAGCGCGCCGCCCTGTCACGGCGGAGGTCGCGGGTTCGAGTCCCGTCAGGGTCGCCATCCGGTGTCCGGCTCACGCCGGTGCGCCGGGAGGGGCAGGTAGCTCAGTCGGTACGAGCGCTCGCCTGAAAAGTGAGAGGTCGGCGGTTCGACCCCGCCCCTGCCCACCCGAACAGCACGACGACGGGGCGCCACGCGATCAGCGTGGCGCCCCGTTCTCGTTGCCGGCCCTCCGGGCCAGGGGGCCCATCGGCCCGGGACGCCCACGGGGCGCCGCGCGGTCGGCGCGACGCCCCGTGGACTCCTGCTGCGAGCGGTCAGCGACCGCCGGAGCCCTCACCGGTGCGGTGCCGCGCCATGCCCGCGGCGAGCGCCAGGTCCTGCTGGACCACGGTGTACTCGCGCTTGGCCTGGTAGCTGTCGTTGAACAGCAGGGCAGCACCCTCACCCGGGAAGACGCCCGGGATCCAGGAGTTGCTGTCGGCCACGCCCCACACGGTGTAGGAGACGCAGCGCTGCACGAACAGGCAGGCCTTCAGCGACTGGTCCCAGTAGGCCTGCTGCGTCGAGGCGTGCAGGTTCGACAGCGGCTCGCTGGTGAACGTGCCGGCCGTCGCGCCGGGCTTGACCGCGGTGCGGACGTCGACCTCGGTCTCGGCGACGTTGAGGCCCAGGTCGGCGAACCGCTGCATGGTCTGCTGCAGGTCCGGGAAGCCGTACTGGGTGCTCAGGTGCGTCTGGAAGCCCACGCCGTCGATCGGTACGCCCTGCGCCTTGAGCTTCTTCACCAGGTCGTAGACGGCCTGGCTCTTGGGCCCGGTGTACTCGATGTTGTAGTCGTTGTAGAACAGCTGCGCCGAGGGGTCGGCCTGGTCGGCCCAGCGGAAGGCGTCGGCGATGTAGTCGGTGCTGTTGCCCCACGCCTTGTAGAAGATCGACTGGCGCGGGGTGCCGTCGTCGTTGAAGGCCTCGTTGACCACGTCCCAGGCCCAGATGCGGCCCTTGTAGCGGCCGGCCTCGTCCTGGATGTGCTTCTTGACGATGTCCTTGACCTGCTGGTCCGTGAACGTGGTCGTCATCCCGCCGTTGGACGCCAGCCACGAGGGCAGCTGGCTGTGCCACACCAGCGTGTGGCCGCGGACCAGCTGGCCGTTCTGCTGGGCGCTCTTCACCAGCTCGTCGGCGCCGGAGAAGTCGTAGCTGCCCCGGGTGGGCTCCACGACCTCCCACTTCATGACGTTCTCCGGGGTGACCGTGTTGAACTCGCGGTTCACGATCTCGGTGTAGGCGGGGTCGGCACCGAGCAGGTCGGTGTTGACCGCCGTGCCGATGCGCAGGCCGGTGAAGGAGCCGAGGGCGCGCAGCGAGCCCTCGACGATGACGCCCGGCGGGCGGGCCGCCGCCGCGGCCTGGGTCCCGGCGGAGGTGGCCGAGGGGGTGGCGAGGGCGGTGGTCTGGGCGGCCAGGACCGCGGCCAGGCCGACCGTCCCGATGACCAGCGAACGACGAACGCTCACGTGCATGCTCCTTTGCATGAGGGGTGCGACACCCCCGTCCGGCTGAGCACGACGTCGTGCACCGGTAACTACCGGAACCGGCCGAGGACGAAGGGAACCTAAGTCGGGCCTGTGAGCACGTCAACAGCAGATGAGACCGCCGACACACCCCGCGATGCTGCGGCGCAGGTCACAGGCGAGCGGGTCCTGGGGACCGATAGTTTCGGAGCGCGCGACACGCCGGGGACCGGTCCGGGGCCCCCGGGAGCCCGACGACCCAGGCAGTTCCTGTGCAGCACCCAGGAACCTCGCAGGAACCCGGGCCAAGGTCGGGGCATGACCACGACCACCTCGTCCGCCTCCAGCTCCCGGACCCAGTTGACCCGGCCCGACGGCAGCGCCCTGCGGGTGCTGGTCGTCGACGACGAGCCCTCCATCTGCGAGCTGCTGTCGATGGCGCTGCGGTACGAGGGCTGGGACGTGCGGACGGCGCCCGACGGCACCGAGGCGGTGCGCACCGCGCGCGACTTCCGCCCCGACGCCGTCGTCCTGGACGTCATGCTCCCCGACATGGACGGCCTGGAGGTGCTGCGCCGGCTGCGCGCGGACTCCCCGCTCGTGCCGGTGGTCTTCCTGACCGCCAAGGACGCCCTCGAGGACCGGATCGCCGGGCTCACCGCCGGCGGCGACGACTACGTGACCAAGCCGTTCAGCCTCGAGGAGGTCGCCGCCCGGCTGCGCGGGCTGCTGCGGCGCACCAGCCGGGCCGTGACCGACGACGGCCTGCTCGTCGTGGGCGACCTGACGCTGGACGAGGAGAGCCACGAGGTCACCCGCTCCGGCGACGACATCCGGCTGACCGCCACCGAGTTCGAGCTGCTGCGCTACCTGATGCGCAACCCCAAGCGGGTGCTGTCGAAGGCGCAGATCCTCGACCGCGTGTGGCAGTACGACTTCGGCGGCCAGGGCAACATCGTCGAGCTCTACATCTCCTACCTGCGCCGCAAGATCGACGCCGGCCGCACGCCGATGATCCACACCCTCCGCGGCGCCGGGTACGTGATCAAGCC belongs to Modestobacter sp. L9-4 and includes:
- a CDS encoding type I restriction-modification enzyme R subunit C-terminal domain-containing protein codes for the protein MVTTDTYVGPEGHARRRIDEMLTAAGWIVQDYRQINRLAGRGVAVREFELARGHGRADYLLFVDGEAVGVLEAKKVGTSLIGVETQSGKYADGVPDGIPAVGRPLPFAYESTGAETRFTNRYDPVPRSREVHWFHRPETLARWVQRFRTQPATATFRGGLRHLPPLDRVGLRPAQYDSILALEASLAADRPRALVQMATGAGKTFTAAAETYRMLKFAGAQRVVFLVDRGNLGRQTLREFQTFVTPDTGRKFTDLYTVQLLSSNKIDPAAQVVITTIQRLYSILSGEPELDPELDETSIEDLPAGDLPTVDYNPAVPVEAFDLLLVDECHRSIYGVWRQVLEYFDAHLVGLTATPSKQTLGFMDQNLVFSYTHEQAVADKVNVDFEVYRIRTRIGTSGSVVEADGETVVQFRDRLSGQTRLVALQDDYVYDAKQLDRAVVAEDQLRTVVRTFRDRLFTEIFPGRREVPKTLIFAKDDAHADRIVQMLRQEFDRPNEFAVKITYKTTGAKPEQLLSDFRNSYNPRIAVTVDMIATGTDIKPLECVMFLRSVKSRNFFEQMKGRGVRVIEPADFRSVTPDATTKTHFVLVDAVGVTETDLNDTTPLERQPRVGFDKLLHQAALGVATADLASSLGSRLIRLDKQLTDEDRTEVAEVSGGLSVAELAHDMIAAVNPDRAFDAAVAARADREEPGEPTGEEIAAAQEQLIRTALQPLSNEHLRDKLSALKKAAEQLIDEFSTDEVIEAGFSTDATARAKQTAADFRAWLDEHRDQLAALQALYGVPYKRRVTFRQVKELANAISKPPHAWTPERLWQAYEALDASKVHGGGQRIVTDLVSLVRFALEQDNELLPYTETVNQRFAGWLAQQERHGRAFTAEQLQWLERIRDVIGSSLAVTVDDLDDAPFAERGGLGGAYSVFHGQLEPLLDELNHVLAA
- a CDS encoding helix-turn-helix transcriptional regulator, translating into MSSEPRTRRSAVQPESEEAQRGLPHALEVARIRAGLSREALARLAGMSRSTVLKIETGERSPSPLTLNKLAEALKVSPDELLAAGWVAAEGDPDKRRTRAKSIAATLLAMDSPVVAHGAPLVGGLIGGKAGGVLGLIGALASARAPAEAAPVGTADSDPAVRAAERIEELTRQVAVLTQRLADLESRLQVQDSE
- a CDS encoding Rieske (2Fe-2S) protein codes for the protein MSLFGVLDRLSEVPTFDKQLEAARAAVNKTLRPQAFKDLLHGTWLGHPLHPILAMVPVGTWLSAGLLDLTPATRPAATAMIGAGVAGSIPAALAGAADWSEQDDAVRRLGGLHAVANIGALGLYVGSLVARGKGNGTMGRVLSYSGLLLASGSAAIGGHMSYAQSSGANHAVVEARQLTTDWIDLGPLDDLPEGRPTQRTGEGQGTPVALAVVRRGLTVDAFIDACAHVGGPLSDGTVEEVRGAACLVCPWHGSAFDLSNGEPRRGPTASAQEKLEVKYEAGRAFGRLPNRHSPK
- a CDS encoding GtrA family protein — translated: MTCPSLLRRPGLRAAADEGRTDVVTGLQHGHHLVGALRTRVRADDARAQFVRYVVVGVVSSALYAVTFIALAGFGDQTANLVGAVASTLLANEMHRRLTFHAGQQVSWLTAQWEGGGLAAIGLVATSLTLAGVHALIGDVGTVGQLALIAAVTGAIGLVRFVALRSWVFTSASHS
- a CDS encoding endo-1,4-beta-xylanase; amino-acid sequence: MSVRRSLVIGTVGLAAVLAAQTTALATPSATSAGTQAAAAARPPGVIVEGSLRALGSFTGLRIGTAVNTDLLGADPAYTEIVNREFNTVTPENVMKWEVVEPTRGSYDFSGADELVKSAQQNGQLVRGHTLVWHSQLPSWLASNGGMTTTFTDQQVKDIVKKHIQDEAGRYKGRIWAWDVVNEAFNDDGTPRQSIFYKAWGNSTDYIADAFRWADQADPSAQLFYNDYNIEYTGPKSQAVYDLVKKLKAQGVPIDGVGFQTHLSTQYGFPDLQQTMQRFADLGLNVAETEVDVRTAVKPGATAGTFTSEPLSNLHASTQQAYWDQSLKACLFVQRCVSYTVWGVADSNSWIPGVFPGEGAALLFNDSYQAKREYTVVQQDLALAAGMARHRTGEGSGGR
- a CDS encoding response regulator transcription factor, translating into MTTTTSSASSSRTQLTRPDGSALRVLVVDDEPSICELLSMALRYEGWDVRTAPDGTEAVRTARDFRPDAVVLDVMLPDMDGLEVLRRLRADSPLVPVVFLTAKDALEDRIAGLTAGGDDYVTKPFSLEEVAARLRGLLRRTSRAVTDDGLLVVGDLTLDEESHEVTRSGDDIRLTATEFELLRYLMRNPKRVLSKAQILDRVWQYDFGGQGNIVELYISYLRRKIDAGRTPMIHTLRGAGYVIKPAA